In Plasmodium brasilianum strain Bolivian I chromosome Unknown PB_00_01, whole genome shotgun sequence, one genomic interval encodes:
- a CDS encoding uncharacterized protein (Plasmodium exported protein) — translation MVQTTIYLSFPNIFIFTILVWICQNSYESNNSGKTCHKKTNLNNAPNARVSRILIGETDVNFQQKYLTLKEKAMHLLDEDDDHFANKLNALIQNFGLQENYKKGVYNNSFQKPSNSLKYRDNSKKSHYDSMTFDSDLESLSDLSTYDDTEETSQDSLYYDSSIDNIHHKTGSGKLNEKHIPMKNYEQIEPKKTSSISYRLKKFDKNYENKVAKLLNTKYDSLHKISHKSTVSLFKIILPVIKPILVFIAMIFTFMMMQNTYGIFLSILVFIFCIAYVTYKYFKLNGLK, via the exons ATGGTACAAACTACTATATACTTATCTTTTCCtaacattttcatatttactattttagTATGGATATGCCAGAATTCCTATGAA TCAAATAACTCTGGAAAAACATGCCATAAGAAAACCAACCTAAATAATGCACCAAATGCAAGAGTAAGCAGGATATTGATTGGTGAAACTGATGTAAATTTTCAACAGAAATACTTAACCTTGAAAGAAAAAGCAATGCATTTACTGGATGAAGACGATGATCATTTTgctaataaattaaatgcattaatacaaaatttcggtttacaagaaaattataaaaaaggagtGTATAATAACAGTTTTCAAAAACCATCAAACTCATTAAAATATAGAGATAATTCCAAAAAATCGCATTACGATTCAATGACATTTGATAGTGATTTAGAAAGCCTAAGTGATCTATCTACATATGATGACACAGAGGAAACATCTCAAGattcattatattatgaTAGTAGTATTGATAATATTCATCATAAAACAGGAAGTGGAAAATTAAATGAGAAACATATTCctatgaaaaattatgaacaaatagAACCAAAAAAAACATCATCGATAAGTTATCGTTTAAAGAAATTCGATAAAAATTACGAAAATAAAGTAGCAAAATTATTGAATACTAAATATGATAGCTTACATAAAATTTCACATAAATCTACAGTatctctttttaaaataatacttcCTGTTATAAAGCCAATTTTGGTATTTATTGCTATGATATTTACGTTTATGATGATGCAGAATACTTatggtatttttttatcaattctagtatttattttttgtatagcTTATGTTacctataaatattttaaacttAATGGTTTGAAGTAA
- a CDS encoding tryptophan-rich protein, translating to MKAIFLFASASVAIFKLASSSSSHNYSSGSCCGKKIKPPPCRSYSKPEDIPSIVLRPRVEKMESLEPYKSALWEKWFSKKKKEMLEYFQEEKNAWLQHAAMEWGNFLNNLENKWMHYNPNMKEDYNTNLNDVCANWSDSKWRKWFKIYGVNHLKSEYVRWFNNSISDYNITMTCKLIKWYKKKKYEFDSHPEYIKEKRFCKKWKNKACSSVDPEFYVKTAQYNIWNSRHERERKEWLQLINEIYARYVAQKCTTLRDWGKCNVEFYKDWIKFFYEKWLRNEQWKVWLQEKNMDDKKNTENVENTDNVDNLDNTDNMDNLDNTDNMDNLDIVDNMDNIDNTDNMDNLDIVDNMDHIDNKKNKKKKKNKKN from the exons atgaaagcaatatttctttttgcaTCGGCTTCTGTTGCCATATTTAAATTAGCTTCTTCGAGTTCATCACATAATTACAGTAGTGGA tCATGttgtggaaaaaaaataaagccgCCACCTTGTAGGTCTTATAGCAAGCCTGAAGATATACCATCGATTGTTTTAAGACCAAGGgtagaaaaaatggaatcGTTAGAACCATATAAAAGTGCTTTATGGGAAAAATGGTTTtcgaagaagaaaaaagaaatgttaGAATATTTTcaagaggaaaaaaatgcTTGGCTTCAACACGCAGCTATGGAATGGGGAAATTTTTTGAACAACTTAGAAAATAAATGGATGCACTATAATCCTAATATGAAGGAAGATTATAATACAAATCTTAATGATGTATGCGCAAATTGGAGTGATAGTAAGTGGAGAAAATGGTTTAAAATATACGGAGTAAATCATTTGAAATCTGAATATGTAAGGTGGTTTAATAATAGTATATCCGACTACAATATAACGATGACATGCAAATTGATTAAGtggtataaaaaaaagaaatacgaATTTGATTCACACCCCGaatacataaaagaaaaacgtttttgtaaaaaatggaaaaacaaaGCGTGTTCAAGTGTAGATCCCGAATTTTACGTAAAGACTGCACAGTATAATATCTGGAATTCTAGACatgaaagagaaagaaaagaatggTTACAATTAATTAACGAAATTTATGCAAGATACGTTGCGCAGAAATGCACTACGTTGAGAGATTGGGGTAAATGTAATGTGGAATTCTATAAGGATTGgataaaattcttttatgaaaaatggtTACGAAATGAACAATGGAAAGTATGGCTTCAAGAGAAGAATATGGACGACAAGAAAAACACAGAAAACGTGGAAAACACGGACAACGTGGATAACTTGGACAACACGGACAACATGGATAACTTGGACAACACGGACAACATGGATAACTTGGACATTGTAGACAACATGGATAACATAGACAACACGGACAACATGGATAACTTGGACATTGTGGACAACATGGATCACATAGATAACAAGAAGaacaagaagaaaaagaaaaacaagaaGAACTAG